One Methylobacterium sp. AMS5 genomic region harbors:
- a CDS encoding sarcosine oxidase subunit delta yields MRIRCPHCGERDNGEFSYLGDAAPQRPDGLDASGQAMHDYVYLRENPAGMIRELWYHAAGCRSWLVVTRDTRTHAIEAVEPARDVARARRSGEAA; encoded by the coding sequence ATGCGCATCCGATGCCCCCATTGCGGCGAGCGCGACAACGGGGAGTTCAGCTACCTCGGCGACGCCGCGCCTCAGCGTCCCGATGGGCTCGACGCCTCGGGGCAAGCCATGCACGACTACGTCTATCTGCGCGAGAACCCCGCCGGGATGATCCGCGAACTCTGGTACCACGCCGCCGGATGCCGCTCCTGGCTGGTCGTGACCCGCGACACCCGTACCCATGCCATCGAGGCGGTCGAGCCGGCGCGCGACGTCGCGCGGGCACGCCGCTCGGGAGAGGCCGCATGA
- a CDS encoding GlxA family transcriptional regulator: MSDDSPEPVHHARPRRKPARAEDPAPRTVGFVLVPDFPLMAYTAAVEPLRAANTLSGCELYRWWHAAPGGGVVQASNGLGILTDVAVGGRASADRVFVCAGGNPAEFDDPSLFAWLRGLARHGATLGGISGGPYLLARAGLLAGRRCTLHWEHVPAFEERYPEIEVVRSLFEIQGDRITCSGGIAALDLMLDLIGRDHGAGLAAGVSDWFLHNQIREGLSPQRMDLRQRFGVRDPRLLRVLAAMEANLEAPLPRENLAELARVSVRQLERLFRDSLGRGLHRHYLGLRLDRAHQLGRESALSRAEIAAATGFTNADELGRAERRRRRQGAER, translated from the coding sequence ATGTCGGACGACTCCCCCGAACCGGTCCACCACGCCCGGCCCCGGCGAAAGCCCGCGCGGGCCGAAGATCCCGCTCCGCGAACGGTCGGCTTCGTGCTGGTGCCGGACTTTCCGCTGATGGCCTACACCGCGGCGGTCGAACCCCTGCGCGCCGCCAACACCCTGTCGGGCTGCGAGCTCTATCGCTGGTGGCACGCCGCGCCGGGCGGCGGCGTGGTGCAGGCTTCGAACGGGCTCGGCATCCTCACCGACGTCGCCGTCGGCGGGCGTGCCAGCGCCGACCGCGTCTTCGTCTGCGCCGGCGGAAACCCGGCCGAGTTCGACGATCCCTCCCTGTTCGCGTGGCTGCGCGGGCTCGCCCGCCACGGGGCGACGCTCGGCGGCATCTCCGGCGGGCCGTATCTTCTCGCCCGCGCGGGCCTGCTCGCCGGGCGCCGTTGCACGCTGCACTGGGAGCACGTCCCGGCCTTCGAGGAGCGCTACCCCGAGATCGAGGTGGTCCGCTCGCTGTTCGAGATCCAGGGGGACCGCATCACCTGTTCGGGCGGCATCGCCGCGCTCGACCTGATGCTCGACCTGATCGGCCGTGACCACGGCGCCGGCCTCGCCGCGGGGGTCAGCGACTGGTTCCTGCACAACCAGATCCGCGAGGGCCTGAGCCCGCAGCGGATGGACCTGCGCCAGCGCTTCGGCGTGCGCGACCCGCGGCTGCTGCGGGTGCTCGCGGCGATGGAGGCGAACCTCGAAGCCCCGCTCCCCCGCGAAAACCTGGCGGAACTGGCCCGCGTGTCCGTACGGCAGTTGGAGCGGCTGTTTCGCGACAGCCTCGGGCGTGGTCTCCACCGCCATTACCTGGGTTTGCGCCTCGACCGGGCGCACCAACTCGGCCGCGAGAGCGCGCTGAGCCGCGCCGAGATCGCTGCCGCCACCGGCTTTACCAATGCCGACGAACTCGGGCGCGCCGAAAGACGGCGGCGACGGCAGGGCGCGGAGCGTTGA
- a CDS encoding glutamine amidotransferase family protein — protein MCGIVGLFLKNPKLEPQLGAMLSKMLETMTDRGPDSAGFAVYGSDGASDAGSVKLTLRGPGPAALRSAVAKMEAALALSAEATERDTHTVLAVPAERENEIRVWLKGNAPGIDVVSAGRRMEIYKEVGLPASVAERFALEGMAGTHGIGHTRMATESAVTTNGAHPFSTGTDECLVHNGSLSNHNDLRRRLRHEGLSFATQNDTEVAAGYLSWRMREGASLQEALESSLTDLDGFFTFVVGTETGFAVVRDPIACKPAVMAETDDYVAFGSEYRALVGLPGIDTARVFEPEPAKVYAWERTSAEHASGERQ, from the coding sequence ATGTGCGGTATTGTCGGACTATTCCTCAAGAATCCCAAGCTTGAACCGCAGCTCGGCGCAATGCTCTCCAAGATGCTGGAGACGATGACGGATCGCGGCCCCGACAGCGCGGGCTTCGCGGTCTACGGCTCGGACGGCGCCTCGGATGCCGGCAGCGTCAAGCTGACCCTGCGCGGCCCCGGTCCGGCCGCGCTGCGCAGCGCGGTCGCGAAGATGGAAGCGGCGCTGGCCCTCTCCGCCGAGGCGACGGAGCGGGACACCCACACCGTCCTCGCTGTGCCCGCCGAGCGCGAGAATGAGATCCGCGTCTGGCTCAAGGGCAACGCCCCCGGCATCGACGTGGTGAGCGCGGGCCGGCGCATGGAGATCTACAAGGAGGTCGGGCTGCCGGCTTCCGTGGCCGAGCGCTTCGCCCTGGAGGGCATGGCCGGCACCCACGGCATCGGCCACACCCGCATGGCCACCGAGAGCGCGGTGACGACCAACGGCGCCCACCCGTTCTCGACCGGCACCGACGAATGCCTCGTCCATAACGGCTCGCTTTCGAACCACAACGACCTGCGCCGCCGCCTCCGGCACGAGGGCCTGAGCTTCGCCACGCAGAACGACACCGAGGTCGCCGCCGGCTACCTCAGCTGGCGCATGCGCGAGGGCGCCTCCCTCCAAGAGGCGCTCGAATCGAGCCTGACCGATCTCGACGGCTTCTTCACCTTCGTGGTCGGCACCGAGACGGGCTTCGCCGTGGTGCGCGACCCCATCGCCTGCAAGCCCGCCGTGATGGCCGAGACCGACGACTACGTCGCCTTCGGTTCCGAGTACCGCGCGCTGGTCGGCCTGCCCGGCATCGACACCGCCCGCGTGTTCGAGCCCGAGCCGGCCAAGGTCTACGCGTGGGAGCGCACGAGCGCCGAGCACGCTTCCGGGGAGCGCCAGTGA
- the glnT gene encoding type III glutamate--ammonia ligase, which translates to MTHDLETAACERGIKYFLVSYTDLFGTQRAKLVPAAAIGSTCRNGAGFAGFATWLDMSPADADLLAMPDSEGLIQLPWKPEVGWLPADLVMNGKPVEQGPRNILKRLIKEAAQEGLQMKSGVECEFFLITPCGSEPADTADKQTKPCYDQSALMRRYEVITEICDAMLALGWKPYQNDHEDANGQFEMNWDYDDALVTADRHAFFKYMTRSIAEKHGLRATFMPKPFMDLTGSGCHAHVSLWRDGQNVFSDRSDEIGLSREGYHFIGGLIHSADALAALTNPCVNSYKRINAPRTTSGATWAPNTVTYTGNNRTHMIRIPDGGRFEFRLADGAANPYLLQAGLLAAGLDGLRHGRDPGQRLDINMYTDGHTVEGVKRLPLNLLDALRALEASPVLNEALGAFVPSYLKLKRQEWDDYCRHLTQWERDTTLDC; encoded by the coding sequence ATGACGCATGATCTCGAAACCGCCGCCTGCGAGCGCGGCATCAAGTATTTCCTCGTCTCCTATACCGACCTGTTCGGCACGCAGCGCGCCAAGCTGGTGCCGGCGGCCGCCATCGGCAGCACCTGCCGCAACGGCGCGGGGTTCGCCGGCTTCGCCACATGGCTCGACATGAGCCCCGCCGACGCGGACCTGTTGGCGATGCCCGACTCGGAAGGGCTGATCCAGCTGCCCTGGAAGCCGGAAGTCGGCTGGCTGCCCGCCGACCTCGTGATGAACGGCAAGCCGGTCGAGCAGGGGCCGCGCAACATCCTCAAGCGGCTCATCAAGGAGGCCGCCCAAGAGGGGCTGCAGATGAAGAGCGGCGTCGAGTGCGAGTTCTTCCTGATCACCCCCTGCGGCTCGGAGCCCGCCGACACCGCCGATAAGCAGACCAAGCCCTGCTACGACCAGTCGGCGCTGATGCGCCGCTACGAGGTGATCACCGAGATCTGCGACGCGATGCTGGCGCTGGGCTGGAAGCCCTACCAGAACGACCATGAGGACGCGAACGGCCAGTTCGAGATGAACTGGGACTACGACGACGCGCTGGTCACCGCCGACCGGCACGCCTTCTTCAAGTACATGACCCGCTCGATCGCCGAGAAGCACGGCCTTCGCGCGACCTTCATGCCCAAGCCCTTCATGGACCTGACGGGCTCGGGCTGCCACGCCCACGTCTCGCTCTGGCGCGACGGCCAGAACGTCTTTTCCGATCGCTCCGACGAGATCGGCCTGTCGCGCGAGGGCTACCACTTCATCGGCGGCCTCATTCACTCGGCGGATGCGCTGGCCGCGCTGACCAATCCGTGCGTGAACTCCTACAAGCGCATCAACGCGCCGCGCACCACCTCGGGCGCGACCTGGGCGCCCAACACCGTGACCTATACGGGCAACAACCGCACCCACATGATCCGCATCCCCGACGGCGGGCGCTTCGAGTTCCGTCTCGCGGATGGGGCGGCCAACCCCTACCTGCTCCAGGCGGGCCTTCTCGCCGCCGGCCTCGACGGGCTTCGCCACGGGCGCGATCCGGGCCAGCGCCTCGACATCAACATGTACACCGACGGGCATACGGTGGAGGGCGTCAAGCGCCTGCCGCTCAACCTGCTCGATGCGCTGCGCGCCCTCGAAGCGAGCCCCGTCCTCAACGAGGCGCTCGGCGCCTTCGTGCCGAGCTACCTCAAGCTCAAGCGCCAGGAATGGGACGATTACTGCCGCCACCTCACCCAGTGGGAGCGCGACACGACCCTCGACTGCTGA
- a CDS encoding protein glxC, which translates to MPSFDLRSAPLRELNRALHALRPDTNETHWTVTGPDGRHAIAAGLDAPVSVEIEGNVGYYCAGMNKLATVLVNGNAGVGVAENMISGLVHVRGDASQSAGATAHGGLLIIDGNAGARCGISMKGVDIVVKGSIGHMSAFMAQAGTLTVLGDAGEALGDSLYEAKLYVRGSVKSLGADCVEKEMRDEHLQELADKLAAAGLAGEVSPSEFRRYGSARTLYHFHVDNAGAY; encoded by the coding sequence ATGCCGAGCTTCGACCTGCGATCCGCGCCCCTGCGCGAACTGAACCGGGCCCTGCATGCCCTGCGGCCCGACACCAACGAGACCCACTGGACCGTCACCGGTCCGGACGGGCGCCACGCCATCGCCGCCGGGCTCGACGCGCCGGTCTCCGTCGAGATCGAGGGCAATGTCGGCTATTACTGCGCCGGCATGAACAAGCTCGCCACCGTTCTCGTCAACGGCAATGCGGGCGTCGGCGTCGCCGAGAACATGATCTCCGGCCTCGTCCACGTGCGGGGCGATGCCAGCCAGTCGGCCGGCGCCACGGCCCATGGCGGCCTGCTCATCATCGACGGCAATGCGGGCGCCCGCTGCGGCATCTCGATGAAGGGCGTCGACATCGTCGTGAAGGGCTCGATCGGCCACATGTCGGCCTTCATGGCCCAGGCCGGCACCCTCACCGTGCTCGGCGATGCCGGCGAGGCGCTCGGCGACTCGCTCTACGAGGCCAAGCTCTACGTACGCGGCTCGGTCAAAAGCCTCGGCGCCGACTGCGTCGAGAAGGAGATGCGCGACGAGCACCTGCAGGAACTCGCCGACAAGCTCGCCGCCGCCGGCCTCGCCGGCGAGGTGAGCCCGAGCGAATTCCGCCGCTACGGCTCGGCCCGCACCCTCTACCACTTCCACGTCGACAACGCCGGAGCCTACTGA
- a CDS encoding sarcosine oxidase subunit beta family protein encodes MRYSLFSVLGQALRGQRDWTPQWRDAAPQDAYDVVIVGGGGHGLATAYYLAKEHGLTNVAVLEKSHIGSGNVGRNTTIVRSNYGLPGNIPFYERSMKLWEGLEQDINYNAMVSQRGVLNLYHSDAQRDAYARRGNAMRLAGIDAELLDRDGVQRLVPFIDFDNARFPVKGGLLQRRGGTVRHDAVAWGYARAASDRGVDIVQNCAVTGIRRENGRVTGVETSRGFIRAGKVALSVAGSSSLLAGMVDMRLPIESHVLQAFVSEGVKPLIDGVMTFGAGHFYVSQSDKGGLVFGGDIDGYNSYASRGNLHTIEDVMEGGMALWPGLGRLRLLRHWGGIMDMSMDGSPIIDRTDIGGLYLNAGWCYGGFKATPAAGFCFAHLIARDEPHADASAYRLDRFATGHLIDEKGMGAQPNLH; translated from the coding sequence ATGCGCTACTCCCTGTTCAGTGTCCTGGGGCAGGCCCTGCGCGGCCAGCGGGACTGGACGCCGCAATGGCGCGACGCCGCCCCGCAGGACGCCTACGACGTGGTGATCGTCGGCGGCGGCGGGCACGGGCTCGCCACCGCCTACTACCTCGCCAAGGAGCACGGCCTCACCAACGTCGCCGTGCTGGAGAAGAGCCACATCGGCTCCGGCAATGTCGGGCGCAACACCACCATCGTGCGCTCGAATTACGGCCTGCCCGGCAACATCCCGTTCTACGAGCGCTCGATGAAGCTCTGGGAGGGGCTGGAGCAGGACATCAACTACAACGCCATGGTCAGCCAGCGCGGCGTGCTGAACCTGTACCACTCGGACGCGCAGCGCGACGCCTATGCCCGCCGCGGCAACGCCATGCGGCTCGCCGGCATCGACGCGGAACTGCTCGACCGCGACGGCGTGCAGCGGCTGGTCCCGTTCATCGATTTCGACAACGCGCGCTTTCCCGTGAAGGGCGGCCTGCTCCAGCGCCGCGGCGGCACGGTACGCCATGACGCGGTGGCCTGGGGCTACGCCCGCGCCGCCAGCGACCGCGGCGTCGACATCGTCCAGAACTGCGCCGTCACCGGCATCCGCCGCGAGAACGGCCGGGTCACCGGCGTCGAGACCAGCCGCGGCTTCATCCGCGCGGGGAAGGTCGCGCTGTCGGTGGCCGGCTCCTCCTCGCTGCTGGCCGGCATGGTCGATATGCGCCTGCCGATCGAGAGCCACGTGCTGCAGGCCTTCGTCAGCGAGGGTGTGAAGCCCCTGATCGACGGCGTCATGACCTTCGGCGCCGGCCATTTCTACGTCAGCCAGTCGGACAAGGGCGGCCTCGTCTTCGGCGGCGACATCGACGGCTACAATTCCTATGCGAGCCGCGGCAACCTCCACACCATCGAGGACGTGATGGAGGGCGGCATGGCCCTCTGGCCGGGGCTCGGGCGCCTGCGGCTGCTGCGCCACTGGGGCGGTATCATGGACATGTCGATGGACGGCTCGCCCATCATCGATCGCACGGATATCGGCGGCCTCTATCTCAATGCCGGCTGGTGCTACGGCGGCTTCAAGGCGACGCCGGCCGCGGGCTTCTGCTTCGCCCACCTGATCGCCCGCGACGAACCCCACGCGGATGCGAGCGCCTACCGCCTCGACCGCTTCGCCACCGGCCATCTCATCGACGAGAAGGGCATGGGCGCCCAGCCCAACCTGCATTGA
- a CDS encoding sarcosine oxidase subunit alpha family protein → MTTLALQRAEAPASANSADQPFRTAAGGLIDRNRPRDFTFDGRRLTGCHGDTLASALLANGVRLVGRSFKYHRPRGILSAGSEEPNALVELRSGARREPNTRATMAELYEGLEATSQNRWPSLAVDALSVNALLSPVFAAGFYYKTFMWPASLWERLYEPMIRRAAGLGRAADAPDPDTYEHAHAHCDVLVIGGGPAGLSSALAAGRSGARVILVDEDFASGGRLLAERREIGGASGAEWAARAVAELESLPEVRILTRTTLFGVYDHGAYGAVERVSDHLAVPAPHAPRQRLWRIVARRAVLAAGAIERPHVFGGNDRPGVMLAGAVRTYLNRYGVLPGHRLAVFTSSDDGWRTAADVLAAGGGLAAVIDTRPSIPPALRRMAEAAGARVVAGGYVAGTKGHLGLSAIQVVDGDNSIETIACDGLAMANGWNPVVHLDSHLSRRPVWNEAIHAFVPGALPSGMQAAGAAAGRFTLAECLETGARAGAEAASDCGFTATPEAAPPTDPESVDHTPLWRAPKPRGKAFVDFQNDVAASDVELAHREGFRAVELLKRYTTLGMATDQGKTSNLAGLSIMAELTGKDIPSVGTTVFRPPFTPVAIGAFAGHHRGKDFRATRHVPSHAWAEENGCVFVETGLWLRPAYFPRAGETDWLDTVVREVETVRARVGICDVTTLGKIDIQGRDALAFIERVCANPFATLPVGKARYAVLLREDGFILDDGTIARMGETHYVMTASTANAARVMQHLEFCRQWLWPELDVQLASVSEQWAQYAVAGPRARDTLRRIVDPGFDLSNEAFPFLACADVTVGGGIPARLFRISFSGELAYELAVPASYGDAAWRAVMQAGLPYGITAYGSEALSVMRIEKGHAAGAEINGQTTARDLGLGGMLAKKKDYIGRLMKERPALTDPDRPVLAGFRPVDPSARLRAGAHFLGLDAEPSLEADEGVMTSVAYSPSLKSWIGIGLVRRGPERHGERVRAYDPVRGAEIEVEICSAVFVDPKEEKLRV, encoded by the coding sequence ATGACCACGCTCGCCCTTCAGCGCGCGGAGGCCCCGGCTTCCGCAAACTCCGCCGACCAGCCGTTCCGCACCGCCGCCGGCGGCCTGATCGACCGGAACCGGCCCCGCGACTTCACCTTCGACGGACGGCGCCTCACCGGCTGCCACGGCGACACGCTGGCCTCGGCCCTGCTCGCCAACGGCGTCCGCCTCGTTGGCCGCTCCTTCAAGTATCACCGGCCGCGCGGCATCCTCTCGGCCGGATCGGAGGAGCCGAACGCGCTGGTGGAGCTGCGCTCCGGGGCACGGCGCGAGCCCAACACCCGCGCCACCATGGCCGAGCTCTACGAGGGATTGGAGGCGACGAGCCAGAACCGCTGGCCCTCGCTGGCCGTCGATGCGCTCTCGGTCAACGCGCTGCTCTCACCGGTCTTCGCGGCGGGCTTCTACTACAAGACCTTCATGTGGCCGGCTTCCCTGTGGGAGCGGCTCTACGAGCCGATGATCCGGCGCGCGGCCGGCCTCGGGCGGGCCGCCGACGCGCCCGATCCCGATACCTACGAGCATGCCCACGCCCATTGCGACGTGCTCGTGATCGGCGGCGGCCCGGCCGGCCTGTCGTCGGCGCTCGCCGCCGGGCGCTCCGGCGCGCGGGTGATCCTCGTCGACGAGGATTTCGCCAGCGGCGGGCGCCTCTTGGCGGAGCGGCGCGAGATCGGCGGCGCGAGCGGGGCCGAATGGGCCGCCCGCGCGGTGGCCGAGCTGGAGAGCCTGCCCGAGGTGCGCATCCTGACGCGCACCACGCTGTTCGGCGTCTACGATCACGGCGCCTACGGCGCGGTCGAGCGCGTCTCCGATCATCTCGCGGTGCCGGCGCCCCACGCCCCGCGCCAGCGGCTGTGGCGGATCGTGGCACGGCGGGCGGTGCTCGCGGCCGGTGCGATCGAGCGCCCGCACGTCTTCGGCGGCAACGATCGCCCCGGCGTGATGCTGGCCGGCGCGGTGCGGACCTATCTCAACCGTTACGGCGTGCTGCCGGGGCATCGCTTGGCCGTGTTCACGTCGAGCGACGACGGCTGGCGCACCGCCGCCGACGTGCTGGCAGCGGGCGGCGGGCTCGCGGCGGTGATCGACACCCGCCCCTCCATTCCCCCCGCCTTGCGCCGGATGGCGGAAGCCGCCGGGGCGCGGGTGGTGGCCGGCGGGTACGTCGCCGGCACCAAGGGCCATCTGGGCTTGAGCGCGATCCAGGTCGTGGACGGCGACAACAGCATCGAGACGATTGCGTGCGACGGCCTCGCCATGGCCAATGGCTGGAACCCGGTCGTCCATCTCGATTCGCACCTGTCGCGCCGGCCGGTCTGGAACGAGGCGATCCACGCCTTCGTGCCGGGCGCCCTCCCCTCCGGCATGCAGGCGGCCGGCGCCGCCGCCGGGCGCTTCACCCTGGCCGAATGCCTGGAGACCGGCGCCCGGGCCGGCGCCGAGGCCGCGAGCGATTGCGGTTTCACCGCGACGCCCGAGGCCGCTCCGCCGACCGACCCGGAGAGCGTGGACCACACCCCGCTCTGGCGCGCTCCCAAGCCCCGCGGAAAAGCCTTCGTCGATTTCCAGAACGACGTGGCGGCCTCCGACGTCGAACTCGCCCACCGCGAGGGTTTCCGCGCGGTCGAGCTGTTGAAGCGCTACACCACGCTCGGCATGGCGACCGATCAGGGCAAGACCTCGAACCTCGCCGGCCTCTCGATCATGGCCGAGCTGACCGGCAAGGACATTCCGAGCGTCGGTACCACCGTCTTCCGCCCGCCCTTCACCCCGGTGGCCATCGGGGCGTTTGCCGGCCATCACCGCGGCAAGGATTTTCGCGCCACCCGCCATGTCCCCTCCCATGCCTGGGCCGAGGAGAACGGGTGCGTCTTCGTCGAGACCGGTTTGTGGCTGCGCCCGGCCTATTTCCCGCGCGCCGGCGAGACCGATTGGCTCGACACGGTGGTGCGCGAGGTCGAAACCGTGCGCGCGCGCGTCGGGATCTGCGACGTCACCACGCTCGGCAAGATCGACATTCAGGGCCGCGACGCGCTGGCCTTCATCGAGCGGGTCTGCGCCAACCCCTTCGCGACGCTTCCCGTCGGCAAGGCCCGCTACGCCGTGCTGCTGCGCGAGGACGGCTTCATCCTGGACGACGGCACGATCGCGCGGATGGGCGAGACCCACTACGTCATGACCGCCTCGACGGCGAACGCCGCGCGGGTGATGCAGCATCTCGAATTTTGCCGGCAATGGTTATGGCCGGAACTGGACGTGCAGCTCGCCTCGGTCAGCGAGCAATGGGCGCAATACGCGGTCGCCGGCCCGCGCGCCCGTGACACCCTGCGCCGGATCGTCGATCCCGGCTTCGATCTCTCGAACGAGGCCTTCCCGTTTCTCGCCTGCGCCGACGTCACCGTCGGCGGCGGCATCCCGGCGCGGCTGTTCCGCATCTCGTTCTCGGGCGAACTCGCCTACGAACTCGCGGTGCCGGCATCCTACGGTGACGCCGCGTGGCGGGCGGTGATGCAGGCGGGCCTGCCCTACGGCATCACCGCCTACGGCTCCGAGGCGCTCTCGGTGATGCGCATCGAGAAGGGCCATGCGGCCGGCGCCGAGATCAACGGCCAGACCACCGCCCGCGACCTCGGGCTCGGCGGAATGCTCGCCAAGAAGAAGGACTATATCGGCCGACTGATGAAGGAGCGCCCGGCGCTCACCGATCCGGACCGGCCGGTCCTGGCCGGCTTCCGCCCCGTCGATCCGAGCGCGCGGCTGCGGGCGGGGGCGCATTTCCTCGGCCTCGACGCGGAGCCGAGCCTGGAGGCCGACGAGGGCGTGATGACCTCGGTCGCCTACTCGCCGAGCCTGAAATCCTGGATCGGCATCGGCCTGGTCCGGCGGGGACCCGAGCGCCACGGCGAGCGGGTGCGCGCCTACGATCCGGTGCGCGGCGCCGAGATCGAGGTCGAGATCTGCTCGGCCGTCTTCGTGGACCCCAAGGAGGAGAAGCTGCGTGTCTGA
- a CDS encoding FMN-binding glutamate synthase family protein: MAEHRKDTPRTKPRLSATFTPDVMSEIRRAAATGIYDIRGAGAKRALPHFDDLLFLGASISRYPLEGYRERCGTEVVLGSRFASKPIHLKTPVTIAGMSFGSLSANAKEALGRGATLAGTSTTTGDGGMTPEERGHSKTLVYQYLPSRYGMNPDDLRKADAIEVVIGQGAKPGGGGMLLGQKITERVAGMRCLPPGVDQRSACRHPDWTGPDDLAIKIEELREITDWEKPIYVKVGASRPYYDTALAAKSGADVVVLDGMQGGTAATQDVFIEHVGIPTLAAIRPAVQALQDLGLHRKVQLVVSGGIRSGADVAKVLALGADAVAIGTAALIALGDNDPRWQAEYEALGTTAGAYDDWHEGRDPAGITTQDPELAKRLDPELAGRRLANYLAVMTLEAQTIARACGKSHLHNLEPEDLVALTIEAAAMAQVPLAGTGWIPGKTGM; this comes from the coding sequence ATGGCCGAGCATCGCAAGGACACGCCGCGCACCAAGCCGCGCCTGTCGGCGACCTTCACCCCCGACGTGATGTCCGAGATCCGCCGCGCGGCGGCCACCGGCATCTACGACATCCGCGGCGCCGGCGCGAAGCGCGCGTTGCCCCATTTCGACGATCTGCTGTTCCTCGGCGCCTCGATCAGCCGCTACCCGCTGGAGGGCTACCGCGAGCGCTGCGGCACCGAGGTGGTGCTGGGCTCGCGCTTCGCGAGCAAGCCGATCCACCTGAAGACCCCGGTCACCATCGCCGGCATGAGCTTCGGCTCGCTTTCGGCCAACGCCAAGGAGGCGCTCGGACGCGGCGCGACGCTGGCCGGCACCTCCACCACCACCGGCGACGGCGGCATGACGCCGGAGGAGCGCGGCCACTCCAAGACCCTGGTCTACCAATACCTGCCCTCCCGCTACGGCATGAACCCGGACGACCTGCGCAAGGCCGACGCCATCGAGGTGGTGATCGGCCAGGGCGCCAAGCCCGGCGGCGGCGGCATGCTGCTCGGCCAGAAGATCACCGAGCGCGTCGCCGGCATGCGCTGCCTGCCGCCGGGCGTCGATCAGCGCTCCGCCTGCCGCCACCCGGACTGGACCGGGCCGGACGACCTCGCGATCAAGATCGAGGAATTGCGCGAGATCACCGACTGGGAGAAGCCGATCTACGTCAAGGTCGGTGCCTCGCGCCCCTATTACGACACCGCGCTCGCGGCCAAGTCCGGCGCCGACGTGGTGGTGCTCGACGGCATGCAGGGCGGCACCGCCGCGACGCAGGACGTGTTCATCGAGCATGTCGGCATCCCGACGCTCGCCGCGATCCGCCCCGCCGTGCAGGCGCTTCAGGATCTGGGGCTTCACCGCAAGGTGCAACTCGTGGTCTCCGGCGGCATCCGCTCCGGCGCGGACGTGGCCAAGGTGCTGGCGCTCGGCGCCGACGCGGTTGCCATCGGCACCGCTGCCCTGATCGCGCTCGGCGACAACGATCCCCGCTGGCAGGCGGAGTACGAGGCGCTCGGCACCACGGCCGGCGCCTACGACGACTGGCATGAGGGCCGCGACCCGGCCGGCATCACCACGCAGGACCCGGAGCTCGCCAAGCGCCTCGACCCGGAACTCGCCGGCCGCCGGCTCGCCAACTACCTCGCGGTGATGACCCTGGAGGCCCAGACCATCGCGCGGGCCTGCGGCAAGAGCCACCTGCACAACCTCGAACCCGAGGATCTCGTGGCGCTGACCATCGAGGCCGCGGCGATGGCCCAGGTGCCGCTCGCCGGCACCGGCTGGATCCCCGGCAAGACCGGCATGTGA
- a CDS encoding sarcosine oxidase subunit gamma family protein produces MSEAMTSLWQPRGAWVGAARIGRHGAAAGPAGIRLSLREGLGLATLIAAEGKDADLQTALADRFGPSLPEAGTAIFEGETGFVWSAPGQWLAVAPSPRDLRDWPEALRGVASVTDQSDSRALVRISGPQARTMLAKGVAIDLHPRAFGPGRAAVTSIAHLGVQLWQRDAGPTYDLTVARSFAGSFWRWLEHAVAEFGYEVEAAESTDQRRSK; encoded by the coding sequence GTGTCTGAGGCGATGACGAGCCTGTGGCAGCCGCGGGGCGCCTGGGTCGGGGCTGCGCGGATCGGGCGCCACGGTGCGGCCGCGGGACCGGCGGGCATCCGCCTGAGCCTGCGCGAGGGGCTCGGCCTCGCCACGCTCATCGCGGCCGAGGGAAAGGACGCCGACTTACAAACCGCTCTCGCGGATCGGTTCGGTCCGTCCCTGCCGGAGGCCGGCACCGCAATCTTCGAGGGTGAGACGGGTTTCGTCTGGTCCGCACCCGGCCAGTGGCTCGCGGTGGCGCCGTCACCGCGCGATCTGAGGGATTGGCCCGAAGCCCTGCGCGGTGTCGCCTCCGTCACCGACCAGAGCGACAGCCGCGCCCTGGTGCGGATCTCCGGGCCGCAGGCCCGCACCATGCTCGCCAAGGGCGTTGCGATCGATCTGCATCCTCGCGCCTTCGGGCCGGGCCGGGCGGCGGTGACGAGCATCGCCCATCTCGGCGTGCAGCTCTGGCAGCGCGATGCCGGCCCGACCTACGACCTCACGGTCGCCCGCAGCTTCGCCGGCAGCTTCTGGCGCTGGCTGGAGCACGCGGTCGCCGAGTTCGGCTACGAGGTCGAGGCCGCGGAGAGCACGGATCAGCGCCGGTCGAAATAG